The following are encoded in a window of Pseudomonadota bacterium genomic DNA:
- the queC gene encoding 7-cyano-7-deazaguanine synthase QueC, with translation MKKAVLLLSGGLDSATTLAMARAQGFEVYCLSFRYGQRHAVELLSAKKVAEALGAHEHKVADIDLRLFGGSALTDEIAVPKSRTDAQIGEGVPITYVPARNTIFLSFALAWAEVLQAYDIFIGVNALDYSGYPDCRPEFIEAFEKTANLATAYGVEAKQHIRIHTPIIRMSKAEIIREGLRLGVDYAMTISCYDPSPEGKPCGQCDSCQLRNKGFAENGMVDPTLA, from the coding sequence GTGAAAAAAGCAGTGTTACTATTAAGCGGCGGGTTGGATTCGGCGACGACGCTGGCGATGGCGCGGGCGCAGGGGTTTGAGGTCTATTGCCTGAGCTTCCGCTATGGGCAGCGCCATGCGGTGGAGCTGCTTTCGGCCAAGAAAGTGGCGGAGGCGCTGGGTGCGCATGAGCATAAAGTGGCGGATATTGATTTGCGGCTATTTGGCGGGTCGGCGCTGACGGATGAGATTGCCGTGCCCAAATCGCGCACGGATGCGCAGATTGGCGAAGGGGTGCCCATCACCTATGTGCCCGCCCGCAACACGATTTTCCTCAGCTTCGCGCTGGCCTGGGCGGAGGTGCTGCAGGCCTATGACATTTTCATCGGCGTGAATGCGCTGGATTATTCCGGCTACCCGGATTGCCGCCCAGAATTTATTGAGGCGTTCGAAAAAACGGCGAACCTGGCGACGGCGTATGGCGTCGAGGCCAAGCAGCATATCCGCATCCACACCCCGATTATTCGCATGAGTAAGGCCGAAATCATCCGTGAAGGGCTGCGCCTTGGCGTGGATTATGCGATGACGATCAGCTGCTATGACCCAAGCCCCGAGGGCAAGCCGTGCGGCCAGTGCGATAGCTGCCAGCTGCGCAACAAGGGGTTTGC
- a CDS encoding 7-carboxy-7-deazaguanine synthase QueE: MFGKNPKRGPEKGDGSTLKVVEIFPTLQGEGPFVGQPAVFVRLGGCNLACGFCDTEFEIFEEMALATLLETVVATAAGIRDLVVITGGEPLRQEIGPLCEALLARGLRVQIETNGTLWRPLPAAVNIVCSPKVTDGRYYPIRPEVLERADALKFIISADEAEYSDIGQVGQAGRAIPVYVQPMDVGDEARNRANTQRALMLAQTHGYRLSLQTHKMLGIA; encoded by the coding sequence ATGTTCGGCAAAAATCCCAAACGCGGGCCCGAGAAGGGCGACGGCAGCACGCTGAAGGTGGTAGAGATATTCCCCACCTTGCAGGGTGAGGGGCCGTTTGTGGGCCAGCCAGCGGTGTTTGTGCGGCTGGGTGGCTGCAACCTGGCCTGTGGATTTTGCGATACGGAATTTGAGATTTTCGAGGAAATGGCGCTCGCAACGCTGCTGGAAACGGTGGTGGCGACCGCTGCGGGGATCCGCGATCTGGTGGTGATCACCGGCGGGGAGCCGCTGCGGCAGGAGATTGGGCCGCTGTGCGAGGCGCTGCTGGCGCGCGGTTTGCGCGTGCAGATCGAGACAAATGGCACGCTGTGGCGGCCACTGCCGGCGGCGGTGAACATCGTCTGCTCGCCGAAGGTGACGGATGGGCGCTATTACCCAATCCGCCCGGAAGTGCTGGAGCGGGCGGATGCGCTGAAGTTCATCATCTCGGCGGATGAGGCGGAATATAGCGATATCGGGCAGGTGGGGCAGGCGGGCCGGGCGATCCCGGTCTATGTGCAGCCCATGGATGTGGGGGATGAAGCGCGCAACCGCGCCAACACCCAGCGCGCGCTGATGCTTGCACAAACCCATGGCTATCGCCTATCACTCCAGACACATAAGATGTTGGGGATTGCGTGA